A genomic region of Bernardetia sp. ABR2-2B contains the following coding sequences:
- the atpE gene encoding ATP synthase F0 subunit C, producing MFAFIAMLLQAVADYSAYAAIGGGLGAGLAVLGAGLGIGQVGGRAMEAMARQPEKLGQIQTAMIIAAALIEGAALFAIVVSFLIGGWK from the coding sequence ATGTTCGCATTTATCGCTATGTTATTACAAGCCGTTGCTGATTATTCTGCTTATGCTGCTATCGGTGGTGGTCTTGGTGCTGGTTTAGCTGTTTTGGGTGCTGGTCTTGGTATTGGTCAAGTTGGTGGTCGTGCTATGGAAGCAATGGCTCGTCAGCCTGAGAAATTAGGTCAAATCCAAACTGCAATGATTATTGCAGCAGCACTTATTGAAGGTGCAGCTCTTTTTGCTATCGTAGTTTCATTCCTTATCGGTGGCTGGAAGTAA
- the atpF gene encoding F0F1 ATP synthase subunit B: protein MLLQLNPLITPNVGLIFWTGLIFILLVLILGKFVWPTITKALSDRERSIEEALKAAEAARMAKADLENEIEKIRQEGRVEREQMMKETRQVASKMEEDAREKATAEYNRILEDAKREIDSQKQNAMADVKNQVAKLSLEIAEKLVKEQLANDSAQKQLVETYLNDIKVN, encoded by the coding sequence ATGCTTCTCCAACTCAATCCACTTATTACGCCTAATGTTGGTCTTATTTTTTGGACAGGACTAATCTTTATCTTGCTTGTTCTTATTTTGGGCAAGTTTGTTTGGCCTACTATTACAAAAGCTCTTTCAGACCGTGAGCGTTCTATTGAAGAGGCTCTCAAAGCTGCTGAAGCTGCTCGTATGGCAAAGGCAGACTTGGAAAATGAAATTGAAAAAATTCGTCAAGAAGGACGTGTTGAGCGTGAGCAAATGATGAAAGAAACTCGTCAAGTTGCTTCTAAAATGGAAGAAGATGCTCGTGAAAAAGCAACTGCTGAATATAACCGTATTTTGGAAGATGCAAAACGTGAGATTGATTCACAAAAGCAAAATGCTATGGCTGATGTTAAAAATCAAGTTGCCAAACTTTCTTTAGAGATTGCTGAAAAATTAGTGAAAGAACAATTAGCTAATGACTCTGCTCAAAAACAACTTGTAGAAACTTATTTGAATGATATTAAAGTAAATTAA
- the atpH gene encoding ATP synthase F1 subunit delta, with translation MSDIRVASRYAKSVFDLANEHSILEEVHNDMVSIKETVEESRELELALKSPIINSSKKLSILNSLFGSSNDLTKKFFTLVVKKGREADLFETAKQFHLLYNSKKEIGMAEVITPFELTEDLRNSFKEKVRKLSSKESVELKEKVDKSLIGGFILNFEGKQIDDSVKTRLQKLEQSLVK, from the coding sequence ATGTCAGATATTCGTGTTGCTTCTCGTTATGCCAAGTCAGTTTTTGATTTAGCCAATGAACACTCTATTTTAGAAGAGGTGCATAATGATATGGTAAGTATCAAAGAAACTGTTGAAGAAAGCAGAGAGTTAGAACTTGCACTCAAAAGTCCGATTATCAACTCTTCAAAAAAGTTATCTATTCTCAATTCTCTTTTTGGAAGTAGCAATGACTTGACTAAGAAATTTTTTACACTAGTTGTTAAGAAAGGACGTGAAGCAGACTTATTTGAAACTGCAAAACAATTTCACTTACTTTATAATTCTAAAAAAGAAATTGGAATGGCAGAAGTAATTACTCCTTTTGAGCTTACAGAAGATTTACGTAATTCTTTTAAAGAGAAAGTACGCAAACTCTCAAGTAAAGAAAGTGTAGAATTAAAAGAAAAAGTAGATAAAAGCCTTATTGGAGGCTTTATCTTAAACTTTGAAGGAAAGCAAATTGATGATTCTGTCAAAACTCGTCTTCAAAAGTTAGAACAATCGTTAGTAAAATAA
- the atpA gene encoding F0F1 ATP synthase subunit alpha yields MVRPDEVSAILREQLSNAKTDAQLEEVGTVLQVGDGVARIYGLSNARAGELIEFNNGLTGMVLNLEEDNVGAVLFGDYTNVGEGDSVKTTGRIASLKVGNGMVGRVVDTLGNPIDGKGPIEGDLYEMPLERKAPGVIYREPVTEPLQTGIKAIDAMIPIGRGQRELIIGDRQTGKTAVAIDAIINQKEFYDKGEPVFCIYVAIGQKASTVAGIVASLERYGAMAYTVIVSASAADPAPMQFFAPFAGAAIGEFFRDTGRPALVVYDDLSKQAVAYREVSLLLRRPPGREAYPGDVFYLHSRLLERAAKVINDDKIAQGMNDIPASLKEAGIVKGGGSLTALPIIETQAGDVSAYIPTNVISITDGQIFLETNLFNSGIRPAINVGISVSRVGGSAQIKSMKKVSGTLKLDQAQFRELEAFAKFGSDLDAATKLVIERGRRNTEMLKQKQFSPVEVEKQVAIIYATTNGITDNVPTEKMKDYEQNYLSILEQNHRKTLDELRAGKYTPEQTDVLAKVAKEVAKTYNVATAKA; encoded by the coding sequence ATGGTCAGACCTGATGAAGTTTCAGCAATTCTAAGAGAACAACTCTCTAATGCAAAAACAGACGCTCAACTCGAAGAAGTAGGAACTGTACTTCAAGTAGGTGATGGTGTTGCTCGTATCTACGGACTCTCAAATGCTCGTGCTGGAGAGCTTATCGAATTCAATAATGGCTTGACTGGAATGGTCTTGAACCTTGAAGAAGATAATGTAGGAGCTGTACTCTTTGGAGATTATACTAATGTAGGCGAAGGCGATTCTGTCAAAACTACTGGACGTATTGCATCACTAAAAGTAGGTAATGGAATGGTAGGACGTGTAGTTGATACACTAGGAAACCCTATTGATGGTAAAGGTCCTATTGAAGGAGATCTTTATGAAATGCCACTTGAGCGCAAAGCACCAGGTGTAATTTATCGTGAGCCAGTAACAGAGCCTCTTCAAACAGGTATCAAAGCGATTGATGCGATGATTCCAATTGGTCGTGGTCAGCGTGAGCTTATCATTGGTGACCGTCAGACAGGTAAAACTGCTGTAGCGATTGATGCAATTATCAATCAAAAAGAATTTTATGACAAAGGAGAGCCAGTTTTCTGTATCTATGTAGCAATCGGTCAAAAAGCATCTACGGTTGCTGGTATTGTTGCTTCTTTAGAGCGTTATGGAGCTATGGCTTATACAGTTATTGTTTCAGCTTCGGCTGCTGACCCTGCTCCAATGCAATTTTTTGCGCCATTTGCTGGTGCTGCAATCGGAGAATTTTTCCGTGATACTGGTCGTCCTGCTTTGGTAGTTTATGATGACTTATCAAAACAAGCTGTTGCTTACCGTGAAGTTTCTCTTTTACTTCGTCGTCCTCCAGGGCGTGAAGCATATCCAGGGGATGTATTTTATCTTCATTCTCGTCTTTTAGAACGTGCTGCAAAAGTTATCAATGATGATAAAATTGCTCAAGGAATGAATGATATTCCAGCCTCTTTGAAAGAAGCAGGTATCGTAAAAGGTGGAGGTTCACTTACAGCACTTCCAATCATTGAAACACAAGCAGGTGACGTTTCGGCATATATCCCGACTAACGTAATTTCGATTACAGATGGTCAGATATTCTTAGAAACTAACTTATTTAACTCTGGTATTCGTCCAGCAATTAACGTAGGTATTTCGGTATCTCGTGTAGGTGGTTCGGCACAGATTAAATCAATGAAGAAAGTTTCTGGTACATTGAAACTAGACCAAGCGCAATTTAGAGAGCTAGAAGCATTTGCAAAATTTGGTTCTGACCTTGATGCAGCTACTAAACTTGTTATTGAGCGTGGACGTAGAAATACGGAAATGTTGAAACAAAAACAATTCTCTCCAGTAGAAGTAGAGAAACAAGTTGCTATCATTTATGCTACTACAAATGGTATTACTGATAATGTTCCTACTGAAAAAATGAAAGATTATGAGCAAAATTATCTTAGCATTTTGGAACAGAATCATAGAAAAACGTTAGATGAGCTTCGTGCAGGAAAATATACACCAGAACAAACTGATGTTCTTGCAAAAGTAGCGAAAGAAGTAGCTAAGACATATAACGTAGCAACTGCAAAAGCATAA
- the atpG gene encoding ATP synthase F1 subunit gamma, translating to MANLKEVRGRIVSVKSTQQITKAMKMVAAAKLRRAQNRMMQMRPYAQKLSQILQNVTASLVGDDFESEYSQVRAEEKILVVTITSDKGLCGAFNTYVLRAMQGLINKNYSRQNSLGNVTVMPIGKRALDYVRRRNMKSVTDYSDIFSQKELTFDYVRLAAEYAMDEFVKGNYDKVEIVYNEFKNVATQIVRVEQFLPIAPPTEKVEEKTSAKPSLIKKEEFSANVDYVFEPDKKEILADLIPQSLKTQFYSKILESNAAEQGARMTAMDKATENAGELLKELKLSYNRARQANITKEILEIVGGAEALEQG from the coding sequence ATGGCAAATTTAAAAGAAGTTCGTGGAAGGATTGTATCTGTAAAATCCACACAACAGATTACAAAAGCAATGAAAATGGTAGCTGCTGCAAAGTTGCGCCGAGCTCAAAATCGTATGATGCAGATGCGTCCTTACGCTCAAAAATTGAGTCAAATTTTGCAAAATGTAACAGCTTCTCTTGTTGGAGATGATTTTGAAAGCGAGTACAGCCAAGTTCGTGCAGAAGAAAAAATATTGGTTGTAACTATTACATCTGATAAAGGACTTTGTGGAGCATTTAACACTTATGTTCTTCGTGCGATGCAAGGTTTGATTAATAAAAACTATAGCCGTCAGAATTCTTTAGGAAACGTAACAGTTATGCCTATCGGAAAACGTGCTTTAGATTATGTTCGTCGTCGTAATATGAAGTCTGTAACTGATTATTCAGATATTTTTTCTCAAAAAGAACTTACTTTCGACTATGTTCGTTTGGCAGCAGAATATGCAATGGACGAATTTGTGAAAGGAAATTATGATAAAGTAGAGATTGTTTATAACGAATTTAAAAATGTTGCTACACAGATTGTACGTGTAGAACAATTTTTACCGATTGCTCCTCCTACTGAAAAAGTAGAAGAGAAAACATCAGCAAAACCATCATTGATTAAAAAAGAAGAATTTTCTGCAAATGTAGATTATGTATTTGAGCCAGATAAGAAAGAAATTTTGGCTGACCTTATTCCTCAATCTCTCAAAACGCAGTTTTATAGCAAAATCCTAGAATCAAACGCAGCCGAACAAGGCGCACGTATGACAGCGATGGATAAAGCAACAGAAAATGCTGGAGAGCTATTGAAAGAATTGAAATTGAGCTATAACCGTGCAAGACAAGCCAACATTACAAAAGAGATTTTGGAAATTGTTGGTGGTGCAGAAGCATTAGAGCAAGGGTAA
- the crcB gene encoding fluoride efflux transporter CrcB codes for MNISTLSLFLVFIGGGLGSIGRFLFSKWITTPSTDFPTATFVTNFLACIILGALANYLGEARQESEKIFAALFMTGFCGGFSTFSTLNLETFKLIQAQNYQIAFVYTFSNIILGFIGITIGFWLINFLK; via the coding sequence ATGAATATCTCTACATTATCATTATTTCTAGTTTTTATTGGTGGTGGACTGGGTTCAATTGGTCGCTTTCTGTTTTCTAAATGGATTACTACTCCTTCTACTGACTTTCCAACGGCTACTTTTGTTACTAATTTTTTAGCTTGTATTATTTTAGGAGCTTTAGCAAATTACTTAGGTGAAGCTAGACAGGAAAGTGAAAAAATCTTTGCAGCTTTATTTATGACAGGTTTTTGTGGTGGGTTCAGTACGTTCTCTACATTAAACTTAGAAACCTTCAAACTCATTCAAGCTCAAAACTATCAAATAGCATTTGTATATACTTTTTCTAACATAATTCTAGGTTTTATTGGAATTACTATTGGATTTTGGCTGATAAATTTTTTAAAATAG
- a CDS encoding T9SS type A sorting domain-containing protein translates to MKLSKSIFAVIFALTFSFNSFATSSLLGENDRATIIKVIPNTTKFVLTFENVKQENLEVKIYDKNLGLLYSESLGKKESIERTYDLKVNGTYTVILKGKTYNEKREVTVKNSIKNEFIADFAPKTSDKKAIANIKNNIGTVTVTLTDEEGNILKEKIVTSENVKCTVSLDNLEKGIYFLQVIGQDKSFYETYVIN, encoded by the coding sequence ATGAAATTATCAAAATCAATCTTCGCTGTTATTTTTGCTCTTACTTTTTCATTCAACTCTTTTGCAACAAGCAGTTTGCTAGGAGAAAACGATAGAGCAACTATCATTAAAGTAATTCCTAATACTACAAAGTTTGTACTAACATTTGAAAATGTTAAGCAAGAAAACTTAGAAGTAAAGATTTATGATAAAAACTTAGGCTTGTTGTATTCAGAATCTCTTGGGAAAAAAGAAAGCATTGAGCGCACTTATGACCTCAAAGTAAATGGAACTTATACTGTAATTCTGAAAGGAAAAACGTATAATGAAAAAAGAGAAGTAACTGTAAAAAACAGTATAAAAAATGAATTTATAGCTGACTTTGCACCGAAAACTAGCGATAAGAAAGCTATTGCAAATATTAAAAATAACATAGGCACAGTTACGGTAACTCTTACTGATGAAGAGGGAAATATTTTGAAGGAAAAAATAGTTACGTCAGAAAACGTAAAATGTACAGTTAGCCTTGATAATTTAGAAAAAGGAATATATTTTTTACAGGTTATTGGACAAGATAAATCTTTTTATGAGACTTATGTTATCAACTAA
- the folE gene encoding GTP cyclohydrolase I FolE produces the protein MKLNGTSSNALPKINGIHNHDKQVSQTSITNKKNNVKNISEKTKIEHEEKLQIIGENHIATSIATPLRKDAFELDDDTKVEKIAEHFKEIMDILGLDLTDDSLQGTPKRVAKMYVKEIFKGLNPENKPATKMFDNKFGYNQLLVEKDISFHSHCEHHFVPIHGKAHIAYISNNGVVGLSKLHRIVDYFARRPQVQERLTNQIGEELKKMLDTEDIAVVLDAAHMCVSMRGIKDQTSTTITSFYSGKFNEEATRSEFLKYIQ, from the coding sequence ATGAAACTGAACGGAACTTCGTCGAATGCCCTGCCTAAGATAAATGGCATTCATAACCACGACAAACAAGTGAGTCAAACCTCTATTACTAACAAGAAAAATAACGTGAAAAATATAAGTGAAAAGACAAAAATAGAACACGAAGAAAAATTACAAATCATTGGTGAAAACCACATTGCTACTTCAATCGCCACACCTTTACGAAAAGATGCCTTTGAGCTTGATGATGATACAAAAGTAGAAAAAATAGCAGAACACTTTAAAGAAATAATGGACATTTTGGGACTTGACCTAACAGATGACAGTTTGCAAGGAACACCAAAAAGAGTTGCCAAAATGTATGTAAAGGAAATTTTTAAGGGATTGAATCCTGAAAATAAACCAGCTACAAAAATGTTTGATAATAAGTTTGGTTATAATCAACTTTTAGTAGAAAAAGATATTAGTTTTCATTCACATTGTGAGCATCACTTTGTTCCAATTCATGGAAAAGCACACATTGCTTATATTTCAAATAATGGAGTTGTAGGGCTTTCAAAGTTACATAGAATTGTAGATTATTTTGCTCGTCGTCCACAAGTACAAGAGAGACTGACCAATCAGATTGGGGAAGAATTAAAGAAAATGTTAGATACAGAAGATATAGCTGTTGTGTTGGATGCTGCTCACATGTGCGTATCTATGCGAGGAATAAAAGACCAAACTAGCACTACAATTACAAGTTTTTATAGTGGAAAATTTAATGAAGAAGCTACTCGTAGTGAGTTTTTGAAGTATATTCAATAG
- a CDS encoding 6-carboxytetrahydropterin synthase, translating to MRVSVFRKEHFNAAHRLNNPSWSDEKNQEIFGKCNNQYYHGHNYNLIVQVTGEIDPETGYVVDMKWLSDLIKENIADRFDHKNLNLEIPEFKELNPSAENIAVVIYNILRPKLNSNLDLKIKLYETERNFVECPA from the coding sequence ATGCGTGTTTCCGTTTTTAGAAAAGAACATTTCAATGCAGCTCACCGTTTAAATAACCCAAGCTGGTCAGATGAAAAAAATCAAGAAATATTTGGTAAATGTAATAACCAATATTATCACGGTCATAATTACAACCTTATCGTACAAGTAACGGGTGAAATTGACCCAGAAACAGGATATGTTGTAGATATGAAATGGCTAAGTGATTTGATAAAAGAAAATATTGCAGACCGTTTTGACCATAAAAATCTTAATTTAGAGATTCCAGAGTTCAAAGAATTAAATCCAAGTGCTGAAAACATTGCAGTTGTGATTTACAATATTTTACGCCCAAAACTTAATTCAAACTTAGACTTAAAAATCAAACTTTATGAAACTGAACGGAACTTCGTCGAATGCCCTGCCTAA
- a CDS encoding quinone-dependent dihydroorotate dehydrogenase produces the protein MYSLLRPLFFKLDAEKAHYTAITGLQTLLKIGGKSIVTNPINSDKRLEREVFGLKFKNPVGLAAGFDKNAKWIEELDQLGFGFIEIGTLTPKPQDGNEKPRLFRLKEDNALINRMGFNNEGVEIAIDRLKEVRKNKANKANIIIGGNIGKNKITPNEEATNDYLICFDVLFDYVDYFVVNVSSPNTPNLRELQEKKPLTELLQTLQNRNQEKQEPKPLLLKIAPDLTNSQLDDIIEIAKETKLAGIIATNTTISRENLKTESQKVESLGNGGLSGKPLKNRSTEVIAYLHQKSNAAFPIIGVGGIHSPKDALEKLEAGASLIQLYTGFVYEGWELISKINKEILLTK, from the coding sequence ATGTATTCACTTTTGCGCCCTCTTTTTTTCAAACTTGATGCTGAAAAAGCACATTACACAGCGATTACAGGATTACAAACGCTTCTAAAGATAGGAGGTAAATCTATTGTAACCAATCCCATAAATTCAGATAAACGATTAGAAAGAGAAGTTTTTGGATTAAAATTCAAAAACCCTGTCGGTTTGGCAGCAGGTTTTGATAAAAATGCGAAATGGATTGAAGAACTAGACCAGCTCGGTTTTGGGTTTATAGAAATAGGAACGCTGACACCAAAGCCACAAGATGGAAACGAAAAACCTCGTTTGTTTCGCTTAAAAGAAGACAATGCACTTATTAATAGAATGGGATTCAATAACGAAGGCGTAGAAATTGCTATTGATAGACTAAAGGAGGTTAGAAAAAATAAAGCAAATAAGGCTAATATTATTATTGGTGGAAATATTGGAAAAAATAAAATTACACCAAATGAAGAAGCTACAAACGATTATTTGATTTGTTTTGATGTGCTCTTTGATTACGTAGATTATTTTGTTGTTAATGTAAGTTCGCCAAATACGCCAAATTTGAGAGAGTTACAAGAAAAAAAACCACTTACAGAACTCTTACAAACCCTTCAAAATCGTAATCAAGAAAAACAAGAACCAAAACCGTTACTTCTCAAAATTGCACCAGACCTTACTAATTCTCAACTTGATGATATTATAGAAATAGCTAAAGAAACAAAGCTAGCAGGAATAATAGCCACAAATACAACCATCAGCCGAGAAAACTTAAAAACAGAATCTCAAAAAGTAGAGAGTTTGGGAAATGGAGGACTAAGTGGAAAACCATTAAAAAACAGGAGTACAGAAGTAATTGCTTATCTTCATCAAAAGTCAAATGCAGCTTTTCCAATTATTGGAGTGGGAGGAATCCATAGCCCAAAAGACGCACTAGAAAAATTAGAAGCAGGTGCATCTTTGATACAACTCTACACAGGATTTGTTTATGAAGGTTGGGAGCTTATAAGTAAAATAAATAAAGAAATTTTATTAACTAAATAA
- a CDS encoding protein phosphatase 2C domain-containing protein — MKIYTTLQIGEFHTNYCEDFLIKEQLASNQILIAVLDGCTMGTESVFASILYGKTLRKIAKNKFYEEFVSKENQESDLQSKLKTILQELIEDTKEIKNKLGLETNELLSTLILGIIDTKNYKAEIITIGDGLICVDGKLTEYEQNNTPDYLGYHLTENFEEFYKNQQQKLSLFNFSDLSICTDGIFTFKNLENKNHQKSESEIIDYLLIDNQESKFDNFLDRKIRNLKKINHVVTDDLAIIRIKK, encoded by the coding sequence ATGAAAATATACACCACACTACAAATCGGAGAGTTTCACACCAATTACTGCGAAGATTTTTTGATAAAAGAACAACTCGCTTCTAATCAAATCTTGATTGCCGTTTTAGATGGTTGTACGATGGGAACAGAGTCTGTTTTTGCTTCTATTTTATATGGTAAAACCCTTAGAAAAATAGCTAAAAATAAGTTTTATGAAGAGTTTGTCTCAAAGGAAAATCAAGAATCAGATTTGCAATCAAAACTTAAAACTATACTTCAAGAACTTATAGAGGATACAAAGGAAATAAAGAACAAATTAGGTTTAGAAACAAACGAACTACTTTCTACGCTTATCTTGGGAATTATTGATACAAAAAATTATAAAGCTGAAATTATAACAATAGGCGACGGACTCATTTGTGTAGATGGAAAGCTTACAGAATATGAGCAGAATAACACACCAGATTACTTAGGCTACCATCTGACAGAAAATTTTGAAGAGTTTTATAAGAATCAACAACAAAAACTCTCTCTTTTTAATTTTTCAGACTTATCAATTTGTACGGATGGAATATTTACATTCAAAAATTTAGAAAATAAAAATCATCAAAAAAGTGAATCTGAAATAATTGATTATCTTTTAATAGACAATCAAGAATCAAAGTTTGATAATTTTTTGGATAGAAAAATTAGAAACTTAAAGAAAATCAATCACGTAGTTACAGATGATTTGGCTATTATTCGTATCAAAAAATAA
- the mcrC gene encoding 5-methylcytosine-specific restriction endonuclease system specificity protein McrC, translated as MLIPIKNIYYLLCYAWNKLDESKQIKVDVEEKTELLDLFAKVLINATKVLLKRGIDRDYIENVQEINAVKGKLQVSQTLKQNLLVKQKTLCGFDDFSFNILQNQILLSTVQRLIKTKNLDRKLKTELIFLQRKLPKTIEKIELKSSLFSQIKIHRNNRFYGFVMNVCQIIYENTLPSENKNELGNYTFSDFTRDERKMNQLFEAFIRNFYKIEQTKFTTVKAEIIKWNFEKIENNLSDTTFLPQMKTDISLENETEKIIIDAKYYQNTMAINYKKEKIFSANLYQLFSYLLNQEDNSEKTTTAKGILLYPTIEKEYNLDYQFKKHQIQIKTLNLNADWREIEKRLKEIIETN; from the coding sequence ATGCTAATCCCAATAAAAAATATTTACTATTTGCTGTGTTATGCGTGGAACAAGCTAGATGAAAGCAAACAAATAAAAGTTGATGTTGAAGAGAAAACAGAGCTTTTAGATTTGTTTGCAAAAGTATTAATTAACGCTACAAAAGTGCTTTTAAAACGTGGAATTGATAGAGATTACATCGAAAATGTGCAGGAAATAAATGCTGTAAAAGGAAAATTACAAGTAAGTCAGACACTAAAACAAAACCTTTTAGTAAAGCAAAAAACGCTTTGTGGTTTTGATGATTTTTCGTTTAATATTCTTCAAAATCAAATTCTGCTTTCTACTGTTCAAAGGCTTATCAAAACAAAGAATTTAGATAGAAAACTGAAAACAGAACTTATTTTTTTGCAAAGAAAACTTCCTAAAACGATAGAAAAGATTGAACTCAAAAGTTCTCTCTTCTCTCAAATCAAAATTCATAGAAATAATCGGTTTTATGGGTTTGTAATGAATGTTTGTCAGATTATTTATGAAAATACGTTGCCCTCTGAAAATAAAAACGAACTAGGAAACTATACTTTTTCCGATTTTACAAGAGATGAACGAAAAATGAATCAACTTTTTGAGGCTTTTATTCGTAATTTCTATAAAATAGAACAGACAAAATTTACAACGGTAAAAGCAGAAATTATAAAATGGAATTTTGAAAAGATTGAAAACAACTTATCTGATACTACTTTTTTACCACAAATGAAAACGGATATTTCATTAGAAAATGAAACCGAAAAAATAATTATTGATGCCAAATATTATCAAAATACAATGGCTATAAATTATAAAAAAGAGAAAATATTTTCAGCTAATTTATATCAATTATTCAGTTATTTATTGAATCAAGAAGACAACAGCGAGAAGACTACAACAGCAAAAGGAATTTTACTTTATCCGACCATAGAAAAAGAATATAATTTAGATTATCAATTCAAAAAGCATCAAATTCAGATAAAAACACTAAATTTGAATGCCGATTGGAGAGAAATTGAAAAGAGGTTGAAAGAGATTATTGAAACCAATTAA